In Cryptococcus deuterogattii R265 chromosome 4, complete sequence, a genomic segment contains:
- a CDS encoding mRNA 3'-end-processing protein YTH1, protein MAAASNSAPLDPKLGRAVDFVRPDFHQVNLDLENYLKTERNFKLDADQQICPLSITPLGCPLPPSQCPYRHTTPSQLNFKPPPPLPAHPREREKKLTVCKHYLRNLCKMGDNCEYTHDFNLRTMPECIWFVKQGKCELGGECLYFHPRDRRVECPDYNRGFCVLGPNCPRKHIRRRLCEAYAAGFCPDGKDCKLAHPSPDRPPPESYVNPIPPDPEAFNGPPPQLPAGYGRWREYKYDPNAVVVPAAAWVEGGSLSGWRAGGFLSANARRDNQRNRDNDDEGGRGGGGERKGGWQKDLSTVLCFRCNQYGHFANNCPNQYVPGDRGGGRRRE, encoded by the exons atgGCAGCAGCCTCGAATTCTGCACCATTAGATCCAAAGCTCGGACGAGCAGTAGATTTTGTTCGCCCTGATTTCCACCAAGTCAATCTCGACCTGGAAAACTACCTCAAAACTGAGCGCAACTTCAAGCTCGACGCAG ACCAACAGATATGTCCCCTGTCCATCACACCTCTAGGATGCCCCCTTCCGCCTTCACAATGTCCTTATCGTCACACTACTCCCTCACAACTTAATTTCAAgccaccacctcctctcccgGCCCACCCTCGAgagcgagaaaagaaacTAACGGTCTGTAAGCACTATCTTCGAAACCTCTGTAAAATGGGTGACAATTGCGAGTACACGCACGACTTTAACCTTCGCACGATGCCAGAGTGTATATGGTTTGTCAAACAAGGCAAATGTGAGCTGGGAGGAGAATGCCTGTATTTCCATCCCAGAGACAGAAGAGTCGAGTGTCCGGATTACAATAGAGGGTTTTGCGTACTAGGCCCTAATTGTCCGAGGAAGCATATAAGGAGGAGGCTGTGTGAGGCTTATGCTGCTGGATTTTGCCCTGATGGCAAGGACTGCAAATTAGCTCA TCCGTCTCCCGACCGACCGCCCCCAGAGTCATATGTCAACCCTATCCCGCCTGACCCCGAAGCCTTTAACGGCCCACCACCCCAACTGCCTGCAGGCTATGGTCGTTGGCGAGAATACAAGTATGATCCCAATGCAGTGGTTGTTCCAGCTGCGGCGTGGGTTGAAGGTGGAAGTTTATCTGGTTGGCGAGCTGGAGGATTCCTGTCCGCGAatgcaagaagagataatCAGAGGAATAGagacaatgatgatgaaggtggaCGCGGTggcggaggagagaggaaaggtgGCTGGCAAAAAGACCTTAGCACGGTACTTTGCTTC AGGTGCAACCAGTATGGCCACTTTGCCAATAATTGTCCTAATCAATATGTGCCTGGAGACAGAGGAGGCGGTAGACGACGGGAATGA
- a CDS encoding ATP-dependent RNA helicase HAS1: MSTKPHSTTNKRKRTSNAHDEAPAKRVPEASSSKVTLDNSQTASTTSTDAVLGARSAPGTAYERVPFSTLNLSPPTTAAIERMGFETMTEVQARTIPPLLAGKDVLGAARTGSGKTMAFLVPSVELLSTLRFKPVNGTGVIIISPTRELALQIFGVAKELMQGHSQTFGVLMGGANRKAEADKLVKGVNLIVATPGRLLDHLQNTKGFVFKNLKALVIDEADRILEIGFEEEMKQIIKLLPSENRQSMLFSATQTTKVTDLARISLRPGPLYINVDETKEASTADMLEQGYVVCESDQRFMLLFTFLKKNLKKKVIVFFSSCNSVKYHAELLNYIDVPVLDLHGKQKQQKRTNTFFEFINAPAGILLCTDVAARGLDIPKVDWIIQFDPPDDPRDYIHRVGRTARAGKSGKSLLFLLPSELGFLRFLKVAKVPLNEYQFPQKKVADVQKQLESLISKNHYLNTSARDGYRSYLQAYASYSLKKIFDVNKLDLAKVGKAFGFSVPPKVNISVGSIKAKKSKDEDDSSDDDGQPKKAYYRNRGRK, encoded by the exons ATGTCCACAAAGCCTCACTCCACCACAAACAAGCGGAAGCGCACCTCAAATGCCCACGACGAGGCCCCCGCAAAGCGTGTCCCAGAggcatcctcctcaaaagTCACTCTCGACAACTCCCAGACTGCTTCTACCACTTCCACCGATGCTGTACTCGGCGCCAGGTCCGCTCCTGGCACTGCCTACGAGCGGgtccccttctccactcTCAACCTTTCTCCCCCTACCACAGCTGCCATCGAGCGTATGGGTTTCGAGACAATGACAGAGGTTCAGGCCAGGACTATCCCTCCTTTGTTGGCTGGTAAAGATGTACTGGGTGCAGCGAGGACCGGCAGCGGAAAGACCATGGCGTTCTTGGTTCCCAGCGTTGAGCTTCTGAGCACCTTAAGATTCAAGCCCGTCAATG GAACCGGTGTCATTATCATCTCTCCTACGAGAGAACTCGCTCTCCAGATCTTCGGTGTTGCCAAGGAGCTCATGCAAGGCCATTCACAAACATTTGGTGTTCTCATGGGTGGTGCGAACCGTAAGGCAGAGGCCGACAAGCTGGTCAAGGGCGTCAACCTCATCGTTGCTACTCCCGGTAGACTTCTTGATCATTTGCAG AACACGAAAGGATTTGTTTTCAAGAACCTCAAGGCCCTTGTAATTGACGAGGCTGATCGAATCTTGGAAATTGGtttcgaagaagaaatgaaacAGATTATCAaactccttccttctg AAAATCGTCAATCAATGCTTTTCTCCGCTACTCAAACCACTAAGGTCACTGATCTCGCCCGTATCTCCCTTCGCCCAGGTCCCCTCTACATCAATGTTGATGAAACTAAGGAAGCTAGTACTGCAGACATGCTTGAACAGGGCTACGTCGTATGCGAGTCAGATCAAAGATTCATGCTCCTGTTCACTTTCCTCAAGAAGAATttaaagaagaaggttattgtctttttttccagCTGTAACTCTGTCAAGTACCATGCCGAACTATTAAATTATATTGATGTCCCCGTCTTGGACCTTCAT GGTAAGCAAAAGCAACAGAAGCGTACAAACACTTTCTTTGAGTTCATCAATGCCCCCGCTGGTATCCTCCTCTGTACCGACGTCGCTGCACGTGGTCTCGACATCCCCAAGGTTGACTGGATCATCCAGTTCGACCCGCCTGATGATCCCCGAGACTACATCCACCGTGTCGGCCGTACTGCCCGTGCAGGCAAATCGGGAAagtctctccttttccttttacCTAGCGAGCTTGGCTTCCTCCGCTTCCTCAAGGTTGCCAAAGTCCCTCTCAACGAGTATCAGTTCCCTCAGAAAAAGGTTGCAGATGTGCAGAAGCAGCTCGAGAGCCTGATTTCCAAGAACCATTACCTCAACACGTCGGCGAGGGATGGATACAGGTCTTACCTTCAAGCCTATGCGTCTTACTCTCTCAAAAAGATCTTTGATGTTAATAAGCTCGATCTTGCCAAGGTCGGCAAGGCGTTCGGTTTCTCTGTGCCTCCAAAGGTCAACATCTCTGTGGGATCCAtcaaggcgaagaagagtaaagatgaggatgacagcagtgatgatgatggtcaaCCCAAAAAGGCCTACTATAGAAACCGGGGCAGAAAATGA
- a CDS encoding U3 small nucleolar RNA-associated protein 5 — protein MAPRQPVAGPSKPKHSQQPAVQSPPPPPAVSAFNSTRTLFALASPVLGQADKVQVWDVPSDRVISEWEVVGASKSSSVCFTTVPSDAASKKKKRRKSGSAHGAEEEVVLVTTSKSQLLVLSTKQTEPLRILDLPAPVTAAWSEERASVLATASSLLVLSADASSISHTFALPSSLSSPSAITILPTSTTELLHVLVASSLVVTLHLELATQEVTFVSSPLPASTSSISSLLPLPLTEQGASFLVVSEDDRTISQYTLASPQSPARLSYRYASPTLSSAHSISVDPDLLAVLHESGEISLFRLPSELDLSRPQSDAKPSTVKIVEGKEERTARLCRVAFAPIDDGASGALLCGRLTGGGRVKWSRAIYELPEGGLRPSTVVKVEAQELVGGSSTSETVPIQRFVAPNTVNEAAPEDVDEVPVSQLPSDVNMAELSLGERMLAPAAQEADGGNKPAAASAGVTLDGPVNAASLTRVLVQALHTSDPALLTLCLSHRNPVLIRNTIRKMPPQLALPLLKACVERLGQGKGANKRGGGRGAAQNEQQGRGTVEWVKGVLVERGSILMTMPSLPVHLASLSQLLQTRLELNQPLQSLSGRLDLALAQITMRRIAAEQALENAKNGGQKGGEGEIYVEGESEDEDEDIIEVGEDDGEIEDIDMGGLSESDESEEEEDEEEESDEDPLDSGSDNDLLDLQAEESGSDDEEESEDED, from the exons ATGGCTCCACGTCAGCCAGTCGCTGGGCCCTCGAAGCCGAAGCACTCGCAGCAGCCTGCAGTCCAatcacctccacctcctccgGCAGTTTCGGCGTTCAACTCCACTCGCACCTTGTTTGCTCTAGCTTCTCCTGTTTTAGGGCAAGCCGACAAGGTTCAGGTTTGGGATGTTCCGAGCGACCGTGTAATATCCGAGTGGGAAGTAGTTGGTGCTAGCAAGTCTTCCTCTGTTTGCTTTACTACGGTGCCATCCGACGCCGCCAGTAAGAAAAAAAAGCGAAGAAAGTCTGGCTCTGCTCATGGcgctgaggaagaagtagtCCTCGTGACAACATCAAAGAGCCAGCTTTTGGTCCTGTCCACTAAGCAAACAGAACCTTTGCGAATCCTTGATCTTCCAGCTCCTGTAACTGCGGCCTGGTCTGAAGAACGGGCATCCGTACTGGCAActgcttcctctcttcttgttttATCGGCGGATGCCTCCAGTATCTCACACACTTTcgctcttccatcctccctctcatctccttctgccATCACAATTCTTCCTACATCGACCACTGAATTACTGCATGTACTCGTTGCGTCCTCGCTTGTCGTAACTCTGCACCTGGAGCTTGCGACGCAGGAAGTGACTTTTGTCTCGTCACCACTACCTGCATCtacctcttccatctcttcactcctccctcttcctcttacAGAGCAAGGTGCTTCATTCCTTGTTGTGTCGGAAGATGACCGCACAATATCTCAATACACTCTTGCATCGCCTCAATCCCCCGCCAGACTTTCATACCGCTACGCCTCGCCTACACTCTCTTCTGCTCACTCAATTTCGGTTGATCCAGATCTTCTCGCCGTGCTGCACGAGTCTGGGGAGATTTCTCTTTTCCGCCTTCCATCTGAGCTTGATCTTTCTCGCCCTCAGTCAGATGCGAAGCCCAGTACTGTGAAGATCGttgaagggaaagaagaacgtACAGCCAGATTGTGTCGCGTTGCCTTTGCTCCCATTGACGATGGAGCATCGGGTGCATTGCTTTGCGGAAGATTGACAGGAGGAGGTCGTGTCAAGTGGTCTCGTGCCATCTACGAGCTCCCGGAGGGCGGCTTGAGACCTTCTACGGTTGTCAAAGTTGAAGCTCAAGAATTAGTCGGAGGTTCATCAACGTCAGAG ACCGTTCCGATACAACGTTTTGTTGCGCCCAATACGGTCAATGAAGCTGCTCCCGAAGATGTTGACGAGGTCCCTGTTTCCCAGTTGCCGTCTGATGTCAACATGGCTGAACTTTCACTTGGTGAACGTATGCTTGCCCCAGCTGCTCAAGAAGCCGACGGTGGAAACAAGCCGGCAGCCGCTTCAGCCGGCGTTACCCTTGACGGTCCTGTTAACGCAGCCTCTCTCACTCGTGTTCTCGTTCAGGCTCTCCACACATCGGACCCTGCTCTTCTAACATTATGTCTGTCGCACCGCAACCCGGTTCTTATTCGCAACACCATCAGAAAAATGCCTCCTCAGCTGgctctccctcttctgaAAGCCTGCGTGGAACGACTGGGCCAAGGCAAGGGCGCCAACAAACGAGGTGGAGGCCGTGGTGCCGCGCAGAACGAACAGCAAGGCCGTGGCACCGTTGAATGGGTGAAGGGTGTGCTTGTTGAACGCGGCTCCATTCTCATGACCATGCCTTCTTTACCTGTCCACCTTGCTTCGTTGTCTCAGCTGCTTCAAACTCGATTGGAGCTTAACCAGCCTCTGCAAAGCCTTTCTGGCCGTTTGgatcttgcccttgcccagATTACGATGCGTCGTATCGCTGCGGAGCAGGCTCTGGAGAATGCCAAGAACGGCGGTCAGAAGGGCGGCGAAGGTGAGATATATGTTGAAGGCGAAagtgaagacgaagatgaagatatcATCGAAGTtggcgaagatgacggTGAAATCGAGGACATTGATATGGGCGGATTGAGTGAAAGCGAcgagagtgaagaggaagaggatgaggaggaagaatcaGATGAGGATCCCCTTGATTCCGGCTCGGATAATGATCTACTAGATCTCCAAGCTGAAGAAAGCGGaagtgacgatgaggaggaaagtgaagatgaggattaG